A region of Oceanicoccus sp. KOV_DT_Chl DNA encodes the following proteins:
- the dnaB gene encoding replicative DNA helicase → MENEPPTNLDNIFAFSREDDPELDQIKLPPHSIEAEQSVLGGLMIANDSWDSVADQVNASDFYRGVHGQIFTQMAKLVEAGEPIDVITLAEALNSNDQLAHVGGLPYLAELANNTPSAANIRAYAKVVRERSSLRALINAANEIVDSGYNREGRDSDQLLDEAERRIMQIAEERPKEGGPQAVNPLLKSAVERIDELFNSEATITGVSTGFADLDEKTSGMQKSDLIIVAARPSMGKTAFAVNLVEHAVLNQDKPVMVFSMEMPANAIIMRMISAIGRIHLGKVLSGKLDEEDWPKLTTAVSKLKDRPLFIDDTPALTPTEIRSRARRIAREHGDLAMIMVDYLQLMQVAGSSEGRTAEISEISRSLKAIAKEFNCPVIALSQLNRSLEQRPNKRPINSDLRESGAIEQDADVIMFIYRDEYYNEESQDKGIAEIIIGKQRNGPTGTTKLAFIGHFTRFDNLAFGYDNNDDY, encoded by the coding sequence ATGGAAAACGAACCGCCAACGAATCTTGATAATATCTTTGCCTTTAGCCGTGAAGATGACCCTGAGCTAGACCAGATTAAGTTGCCACCGCATTCAATTGAGGCGGAGCAATCAGTGCTGGGCGGTTTGATGATCGCCAATGATAGCTGGGACAGTGTCGCCGATCAGGTTAATGCCAGTGATTTTTACCGCGGCGTCCATGGCCAGATATTCACACAAATGGCCAAGCTGGTAGAGGCTGGGGAGCCAATCGACGTTATTACACTGGCGGAAGCCCTTAATAGCAATGATCAATTAGCGCATGTCGGTGGTTTACCGTATCTGGCCGAGCTGGCAAATAATACCCCTAGTGCTGCCAATATTCGCGCTTATGCGAAGGTGGTCCGTGAGCGATCCAGTTTGCGAGCACTTATTAACGCGGCCAATGAAATTGTTGATAGTGGTTATAACCGCGAGGGCCGTGACAGTGACCAGCTGTTAGATGAGGCTGAGCGCCGCATCATGCAAATTGCCGAAGAGCGCCCCAAAGAGGGTGGTCCACAAGCGGTTAATCCACTGTTAAAGAGTGCGGTTGAACGCATCGATGAGCTGTTTAATTCTGAGGCAACGATTACTGGTGTCAGTACCGGTTTTGCCGACCTCGATGAAAAAACGTCGGGGATGCAGAAGTCGGATTTGATTATTGTTGCCGCTCGTCCGTCCATGGGTAAGACCGCCTTTGCGGTGAATTTGGTAGAGCACGCGGTGCTCAACCAGGATAAGCCGGTCATGGTATTCAGTATGGAAATGCCCGCCAATGCGATCATCATGCGGATGATCTCGGCAATCGGGCGTATTCATTTGGGCAAGGTATTGAGTGGTAAGTTGGATGAAGAGGATTGGCCAAAATTAACCACCGCAGTGAGCAAGCTTAAGGACCGGCCGTTATTTATCGATGACACGCCAGCATTAACACCGACCGAAATCCGCTCCCGCGCCCGCCGTATTGCCCGTGAGCATGGCGATCTGGCGATGATTATGGTGGATTATTTGCAGCTGATGCAGGTGGCAGGCTCGTCCGAGGGACGTACTGCCGAAATCTCGGAGATTTCACGCTCCCTGAAAGCCATCGCCAAAGAATTTAACTGCCCGGTGATTGCCCTGTCACAGCTTAACCGTTCGCTGGAACAGCGACCTAATAAGCGCCCGATTAACTCGGATTTGCGGGAGTCAGGTGCGATCGAGCAGGATGCTGATGTGATTATGTTTATCTATCGTGATGAATACTATAACGAGGAAAGTCAGGATAAAGGCATTGCTGAAATCATCATCGGTAAACAGCGGAATGGTCCTACCGGCACCACCAAGTTGGCCTTTATTGGCCACTTTACGCGCTTCGATAATCTGGCATTTGGCTATGACAATAACGACGATTACTAG
- a CDS encoding gamma-butyrobetaine hydroxylase-like domain-containing protein has protein sequence MTQPPIPTGIELHKRTKMLELVYSDNERYSLSCEYLRVYSPSAEVRGHGPGQEVLQTGKINIAIDAIHPVGSYALQLVFSDGHDSGIFSWDYLYQLCTNEKDWWQDYLDRLAAAGANRDPDIQVVRIGN, from the coding sequence ATGACCCAACCTCCCATTCCAACCGGCATTGAATTGCACAAGCGCACAAAAATGCTGGAGTTGGTGTACAGCGATAACGAACGCTATTCATTGAGCTGTGAATATTTGCGCGTCTATTCGCCATCAGCAGAAGTTCGCGGACACGGCCCTGGGCAGGAAGTATTACAGACAGGGAAAATTAATATTGCTATCGATGCTATTCACCCCGTGGGCAGCTATGCCTTACAGCTGGTGTTTAGTGATGGCCATGATTCCGGTATTTTTTCCTGGGATTATCTTTATCAGTTGTGCACTAACGAAAAGGATTGGTGGCAGGATTATCTGGATCGCTTAGCCGCTGCTGGCGCTAACCGCGACCCGGATATTCAAGTGGTTAGAATCGGCAATTGA
- a CDS encoding ABC transporter substrate-binding protein produces the protein MVNTFWTFILLCLLANNLGAQTFHVDASKEDHLPPYGWYDAINGGVGGYASLVVAAIAKELGFQVETQWIDTPSSQAPGVALQKVMAGQSDYSFFPPEYLPDAHALIVSAIPVYHVESRIFVARDSAIKFERRQELVGLRGGHFGELGVSGNPEFDRYAEESLSIVHYPSYAAVARALVDGELDYVVGVNKTLQLEFHLLGKRAEFTPRGPVIMKVPVHWIISSRSPMAKYAQAMESKLKQYQESGKLRLMMDNAMKQYLLYRHELDSRAEGE, from the coding sequence ATGGTTAATACTTTCTGGACATTTATTCTGTTGTGCCTATTGGCAAACAATCTCGGTGCCCAGACTTTTCATGTCGATGCTTCCAAAGAGGATCATCTTCCCCCTTATGGTTGGTATGATGCCATCAACGGCGGGGTTGGTGGTTATGCATCATTGGTAGTAGCAGCAATTGCTAAGGAGTTGGGTTTTCAGGTTGAGACGCAGTGGATTGATACGCCCTCAAGTCAGGCTCCAGGCGTGGCCTTACAGAAGGTGATGGCTGGCCAGTCAGATTATAGTTTTTTCCCGCCAGAGTATCTTCCTGATGCTCACGCTTTAATCGTTTCTGCTATCCCTGTATACCATGTTGAATCACGGATCTTTGTTGCCAGGGACAGTGCAATAAAATTCGAGCGGCGGCAGGAGCTAGTGGGTTTAAGGGGTGGCCATTTTGGTGAGCTAGGTGTGTCGGGTAACCCTGAGTTTGATCGCTATGCTGAAGAAAGTTTATCAATTGTCCATTATCCCAGTTATGCTGCTGTAGCTCGGGCCTTGGTTGATGGCGAGCTTGACTATGTGGTTGGTGTCAATAAGACCCTGCAGTTGGAGTTTCATTTATTAGGCAAGCGGGCTGAATTTACCCCCCGGGGCCCTGTCATTATGAAGGTGCCGGTTCATTGGATTATTTCGTCCAGGTCGCCGATGGCCAAGTATGCACAAGCAATGGAAAGTAAACTCAAGCAGTATCAAGAATCGGGCAAGTTGCGACTGATGATGGATAATGCAATGAAGCAGTATTTGCTCTACCGGCATGAGTTGGACAGTAGGGCTGAAGGTGAGTGA
- the rpsF gene encoding 30S ribosomal protein S6, translating into MRHYEIVFMVHPDQSEQVPGMVERYTQAIEKDGGKIHRLEDWGRRHLAYPINKIHKAHYVLLNVEANQEAIDELTTNFRFNDAVIRNLVVKMDAAVTAESPIMKAEKESRERRAARPERREESAPAAESADKESTAEVADQAASEE; encoded by the coding sequence ATGCGTCATTACGAAATCGTTTTTATGGTCCACCCGGACCAATCTGAGCAGGTGCCCGGCATGGTCGAGCGCTACACCCAGGCTATTGAGAAGGACGGCGGTAAAATCCACCGTTTGGAAGACTGGGGCCGTCGTCACTTGGCTTACCCTATCAACAAAATTCATAAAGCCCACTACGTTTTGTTGAACGTTGAAGCTAATCAAGAAGCTATCGATGAATTGACTACTAACTTCCGTTTTAACGATGCCGTTATACGTAACCTGGTAGTGAAGATGGATGCTGCTGTTACTGCAGAGTCACCAATCATGAAAGCCGAAAAAGAGAGCCGCGAGCGTCGCGCTGCACGTCCTGAGCGCCGCGAAGAGTCTGCACCTGCTGCAGAATCTGCGGATAAAGAGTCCACTGCTGAAGTAGCTGATCAAGCTGCTAGCGAAGAATAA
- the rlmB gene encoding 23S rRNA (guanosine(2251)-2'-O)-methyltransferase RlmB, with the protein MSEQHWVFGIHAVEALLQRQPNRIEELWLQQGRNDQRMQAIQDHAEQLGIRCKTVNRDELDKQVEGNHQGVLAQTKPAQTLRERDLKELLDGLDHPPLLLILDGVTDPHNLGACLRTADAAGVDAVIAPKDNSAPLNATVRKVACGAAEVMPFIQVTNLARTMKDIQERGIWISGTAGEAEQSVYEANLTGPIALVMGAEGKGMRRLTRENCDYLIKLPMAGSVSSLNVSVATGICLFEAVRQRG; encoded by the coding sequence GTGAGTGAACAACATTGGGTGTTTGGCATCCATGCCGTTGAGGCCTTATTGCAGCGACAACCCAATCGCATCGAAGAATTGTGGTTGCAGCAGGGCCGTAACGACCAGCGCATGCAGGCAATACAGGATCACGCCGAGCAATTAGGTATTCGTTGCAAGACGGTTAACCGTGATGAGCTTGATAAGCAAGTTGAAGGCAATCATCAGGGGGTGTTGGCGCAAACCAAACCGGCCCAAACACTGCGTGAACGCGACTTAAAAGAATTGTTAGATGGGCTGGATCACCCGCCATTGTTATTGATTCTGGATGGCGTTACCGATCCGCATAATTTAGGTGCCTGTTTACGCACCGCTGATGCCGCAGGTGTGGATGCTGTTATCGCCCCCAAAGACAACTCCGCACCGCTCAATGCTACTGTTAGGAAGGTGGCTTGTGGTGCAGCTGAGGTGATGCCGTTTATTCAGGTGACCAACCTTGCCAGGACCATGAAGGATATTCAGGAGCGGGGTATCTGGATTAGTGGTACCGCTGGCGAGGCTGAGCAAAGTGTCTATGAGGCTAATTTAACTGGGCCGATAGCATTAGTGATGGGCGCTGAGGGCAAAGGTATGCGTCGATTAACCCGGGAAAATTGTGATTACTTGATTAAGCTGCCCATGGCAGGTTCAGTGAGTAGCCTGAATGTGTCGGTGGCTACAGGAATCTGTTTGTTTGAGGCGGTTAGGCAGCGCGGCTAA
- the hslU gene encoding ATP-dependent protease ATPase subunit HslU translates to MSQMTPREIVHELDKHIVGQENAKRAVAIALRNRWRRMQLSEELRNEITPKNILMIGPTGVGKTEIARRLAKLANAPFIKVEATKFTEVGYVGRDVDSIIRDLVDVSIKLLREQEMEKVQHRAEDAAEERVLDVLLPTARGDEDDKENTTRQLFRKKLREGELDEKEIEIEVSAAPIGVEIMAPPGMEDMTSQLQSMFSNMGNGKKKTNKMTVKAALKKIKEEEAAKLVNEEELKARAVDVAEQNGIVFIDELDKVAKRSEGAGADVSREGVQRDLLPLIEGCTVSTKHGMIKTDHILFIASGAFHLAKPSDLIPELQGRLPIRVELEALSPDDFERILTEPDASLTEQYQALINTEGMQISFTQSGIRRIAETAWEVNERTENIGARRLHTVLERLLDEVSFNATDQSGSQLDIDENYVNEKLGELIQDEDLSRFIL, encoded by the coding sequence ATGTCACAAATGACTCCTAGAGAAATTGTTCACGAACTGGATAAACACATTGTCGGTCAGGAAAACGCTAAACGCGCCGTTGCGATTGCCTTGCGTAACCGCTGGCGCCGAATGCAGCTGAGTGAAGAGCTGCGCAATGAGATTACACCAAAAAATATTTTGATGATTGGCCCAACCGGTGTTGGTAAAACAGAAATTGCACGGCGCTTGGCCAAACTGGCTAATGCGCCTTTTATTAAAGTTGAAGCGACTAAATTTACCGAGGTCGGTTATGTCGGCCGCGATGTTGATTCCATTATTCGCGACCTGGTCGATGTATCCATTAAATTATTGCGCGAACAGGAAATGGAAAAAGTTCAACACCGTGCCGAAGATGCCGCCGAGGAAAGAGTGTTAGATGTTTTATTGCCGACGGCCCGCGGTGATGAAGACGATAAAGAAAATACTACCCGCCAACTATTCCGTAAAAAATTACGCGAAGGTGAGTTAGACGAAAAAGAAATTGAAATTGAAGTCAGCGCCGCCCCCATCGGCGTCGAGATTATGGCCCCTCCCGGCATGGAGGATATGACCAGCCAATTGCAATCCATGTTTTCCAATATGGGCAACGGCAAAAAGAAAACCAATAAAATGACAGTGAAAGCAGCGCTGAAAAAAATCAAGGAAGAGGAGGCCGCTAAGCTGGTTAACGAAGAAGAATTAAAAGCACGCGCCGTCGATGTGGCCGAACAAAACGGCATTGTGTTTATTGACGAACTCGACAAAGTCGCCAAGCGTTCCGAAGGCGCGGGTGCCGATGTATCGCGCGAAGGGGTACAACGGGATTTACTGCCTTTAATCGAAGGCTGTACCGTCAGCACCAAACACGGCATGATCAAAACCGATCACATTTTATTTATTGCCTCTGGCGCCTTCCACTTAGCCAAACCTTCCGATTTAATTCCTGAATTGCAAGGCCGCTTACCGATCCGCGTAGAATTAGAAGCCTTATCGCCTGATGACTTCGAACGCATCTTAACAGAGCCTGACGCCTCACTAACTGAACAATATCAGGCATTAATCAATACCGAAGGCATGCAAATATCTTTCACTCAATCAGGTATTCGTCGCATTGCCGAAACGGCCTGGGAGGTCAACGAACGTACTGAAAATATTGGTGCTAGGCGTTTGCATACCGTGCTGGAACGACTATTGGATGAAGTATCGTTTAATGCCACGGACCAAAGTGGTAGCCAGCTGGATATCGACGAGAACTATGTCAATGAAAAACTTGGCGAACTGATTCAAGACGAAGACTTGAGCCGGTTTATTCTATAA
- the rplI gene encoding 50S ribosomal protein L9, with translation MQVILLEKVGKLGDLGDKVTVKAGFGRNYLIPYGKAVPATASNVADFESRRAELQAAAAEKRAAAEARAAQLAELTVTIEANAGDEGKLFGSIGTRDIADAITKAGVEVSKSEVRLPTGVIREVGEYEIDVQLHSSVTQAIKLNIIPEAE, from the coding sequence ATGCAAGTTATTCTGTTAGAGAAGGTCGGCAAGCTTGGTGATCTGGGTGATAAAGTCACCGTTAAAGCAGGTTTTGGTCGTAACTATTTGATTCCTTATGGCAAGGCTGTACCAGCTACTGCCAGCAATGTGGCTGATTTTGAAAGCCGCCGTGCTGAGCTCCAGGCTGCCGCTGCTGAAAAGCGTGCTGCTGCTGAAGCGCGTGCTGCCCAGCTGGCTGAGTTGACCGTGACTATCGAAGCCAATGCTGGCGATGAAGGTAAGTTGTTCGGTTCTATTGGTACTCGCGATATTGCTGATGCCATCACTAAAGCCGGTGTAGAAGTTAGCAAGTCAGAAGTGCGTTTGCCAACGGGTGTTATTCGCGAAGTCGGTGAGTATGAGATTGACGTGCAGCTGCACTCATCAGTCACTCAGGCGATTAAGCTTAACATTATTCCTGAAGCCGAATAA
- the rpsR gene encoding 30S ribosomal protein S18 — protein MARFFRRRKFCRFTAEGVDQIDYKDLETLKAYITETGKIVPSRITGTKAKYQRQLSSCIKRARFLALLPYTDQHK, from the coding sequence ATGGCACGTTTTTTCCGTCGTCGTAAGTTCTGTCGTTTTACTGCAGAAGGTGTAGATCAGATTGATTATAAAGATCTGGAAACCTTGAAAGCCTATATCACTGAAACTGGCAAAATAGTACCTAGCCGTATTACCGGTACTAAGGCGAAGTATCAGCGTCAGCTTTCCAGCTGCATTAAGCGGGCTCGTTTTTTGGCTTTACTGCCATATACAGACCAGCATAAGTAA